The DNA region TGAACGTGCCCCCGGCCCTGCGCGTCGCGGGCCGCACCCTGGGCGCCCAGGGCGCCGGGCTGATGCTGCGCGTGCTGCTGCCCGCCTCGGTCCCCAGCGTCCTGACCGGCCTGCGCACCGCCTGGAGCTTCGCGTGGCGCGCCCTGGTGGGCGGGGAACTGCTGATCAGCGGCGCGAGCAGCCTGGGTGAGCAGCTGGAGGTCGGCCGCAACACCGCGAACGTGGCGCTGGTGCTCTCCACCATCCTGATCATCGGCGTGATCGGCGGCCTGTTCGACGCGCTGCTGCGCGCCCTGGAAGGCCGGGTGCGCCGCGACTACGGCCTGGAGGTGCTCGAATGACCCGCCCCATCCCTGACCCCACGCCCGCGTCGGGCGCCGCCGCCAGCCTGGACCTGGACGGCGTGACCTTCCGCTTTCATGGCCGCGCCGCCCCGGCCGGCGCCCTGCCCGCCGCCGGCGTCGGCCCGCTGGACCTGCACGTGACGCCCGGGGAGTTCCTGTGCATCGTGGGCCCCAGCGGCAGCGGCAAGAGCACCCTGCTGAACCTGCTCTCGGGGTTCCTCACCCCGCAGCGCGGCGAGATCCGCGTGGGCGGCGTGCCGCTCAGGGGTCCGCACCGGCAGCTGACCCTGGTGCAGCAGGAACCCGCCCTGTTCCCGTGGCTGACGGTGGCCGGCAACGTGGCCTTCGGGCTGCGCGGCCTGCGCCGGCCCGAACGGGACGCCCGCGTGCAGGAGGCGCTGGGCCTGGTGGGCCTGGACGGGTACGGCGCGCGGCGCGTGCACGAGCTGTCCGGCGGTCAGCGTCAGCGCGTCAGCCTGGCCCGGGCGCTGGCGGTGCGGCCGGGGCTGCTGCTGCTGGACGAGCCCTTCAGCGCCCTGGACGTGCAGACCCGCGCCGCGCTGGGCCGGGAGCTGCGCGGCATCTGGGAGCGGCAGCGGATCACGGTGGTGTTCGTGACGCACCACCTGGACGAGGCCCTGAGCCTGGGTGAGCGGGTGGTGGCCCTGCGGGACGGGCAGGTGAGCCTGGACGAGGCCAGTGCGGGACTGTCGCGGGCCGCGCTGGACGCGGTGTTCGGGGTGGGGCCGGCCGGAGCGCCCGGGCCGGCGAGGACCGCCGCCCACGCCCACTGATGCTTTAAAAAGTAAAGCAAATGTGGTAGGCTGAACCCATGTCCGAAGCGCCCACCTACGACGTCGTGATCATCGGGGGCGGCCCCGCCGGCCTCACCGCCGCGATCTACACCGGCCGCGCCAGCCTCAGCACCCTGATCCTCGAAAAAGGCCTTCCCGGCGGCCAGATCGCCCAGACCGAGGAAGTCGAGAACTACCCCGGCTTCCCCGACCCCATCCCCGGCATGGAACTCGCCCAGCGCATGCAGCAGCAGGCCGAGAAGTTCGGCGCGAAAATCGAGATGGAAGAAGTCCAGGCCATCACCCGCACCGACACCGACCTCCACCACCCCTTCACCGTGCAGGGCTACGGCGGAGAGTACCGCGCCAAGGCCGTGATTCTCGCCACCGGCGCCAACCCCAAGACCCTGGGCGTGCCCGGTGAGGAGCACTTCTGGGGCAAGGGCGTGAGCACCTGCGCCACCTGCGACGGTTTCTTCTACCGCGGCAAGAAGGTCGTTGTGGTCGGCGGCGGGGACGCCGCCGTGGAAGAGGGCCTGTTCCTCACCAAGTTCGCCGACGAGGTCACCCTGATTCACCGCCGCGACACCCTGCGCGCCAACAAGGTCGCCCAGGCCCGGGCGTTCGCGAACCCCAAGATGAAGTTCATCTGGGACACCGCCGTGGAGGAAATCCAGGGCCAGGACAGCGTCACCGGCGTGAAACTCCGGAACCTCAAGACCGGCGAGGAGAGCGTCATGCCCACCGACGGCGTGTTCATCTTCATCGGGCACGTGCCCAACACCGGCTTCGTGAAGGACCTCGTCACCCTGCGCGACGACGGGTACGTGGACGTGCGCGACGAGATCTACACCAACGTGCCCATGCTGTTCGCCGCCGGGGACGTCAGCGACTACGTGTACCGCCAGCTGGCCACCAGCGTCGGCGCCGGCACCCGCGCCGCCATGTCCGTCGAACGCCAGCTCGCGGCCCTGGAAGTCGAGGCCGAACCCCAGCCCGCCTGACCCCGGGCACTCCCGGGCCGGCGCCGCAGAGCCTCACCGCTCCGGCGTCGGCCTCCTTTTCCGCCGTCCCGGCGGGACCCTGAGCGTTCCTTCAGACTCCGTCCCGCGTCATGCCGCCGTCAGCGCCGCTCTTCTATCCTGAAGCGTATGAACACGCCCGCGACCACGCTGGTCCCCACCCCGGGCAGTGGTCTGGTAGGCAAAGTGCGGCGCTTCCTGCGCTCCTTCCGCGAAAGCGACGCCCACCCCGACGACACCTGGGCCCGACAGTTCCTCACCCCCGCCGAGACCCTCATCTACAACGGCATGGACGCCCGCGACCGCGAGCACGCCTGCCGCGTCACCCAGCACCTCCTGCGCGACCACCCCGACGTGGACCAGGAAGTGCTCGCCGCCACCCTCCTCCACGACTGCGGCAAGAGCGTGCGCACCTACTACGTGTTCGAACGCGTGTTCGTGGGCCTGCTCCCGTACCGCCTCACCCGGCTGCTCCCCCCGCGCGGCGCGCTGGGCATCCGCGCCAACCACCCGGAACTCGGCGCGAAACTCCTCGCGCACGCCGGCGCCCGCCCCCGCGTGGCCCGGCTGGTCGCCCGGCACCACGCCCCCATCGGCGACCCGGACGCCATGCTGATCCACCGCTACGACGACCTCGAATAAAGACAGAAGCAGCGCGCCGTCCGATTACCGGACGGCGCGCTGCTCCCTGAGTACTGAATTCAGTGGTCGTGCATTTCGGGCGTGTGCGCGTGCCCGTGCTCGAGTTCTTCCTCGGTCGCGTCACGCACGGTGACGACCTTCACGTCGAAGTGCAGCACCTCGCCCGCCAGCGGGGGGTTGAAGTCCACCATGACCTTCTCGCCGTTCATGGCGGTCACGGTGAAGGGAATCACGCTGCCGTCCTCGGACTGCGCGTAGTACGTGGCGCCCACCTCGATCTCGTCGTCGAAGTCCGCGCGGTCCAGTTCGTCGGTGTTCGACTCGTCACGCTCGCCGTAGCCGTCCTCGGGCTGCACGGTCACCTGCAGCGCGTCACCCACGGTCTTGCCTTCCAGCGCGCGTTCCAGGCCGGGAATGATGTTGCTGTGCCCGTGCAGATACGTGAGGGGCTCGCCGGGTTCGTTCTGGTCGATGACCTCGCCGTTCACGGTGAGCTTGTACTCGATCTCGGCAACCTTGTCCTGGGTGATGTTCATGCGTTCTCCGTCTCGCGCTCCCGACCCGGGGCCGGGGTGAAAACTTGGGCGCGGGCTTGTCTGCCCAAGGAGTGTACCCCGCACGCCGCCCGGCGCACGTCATCCCGCACCTGCCCGGCCCCTGCTCAGTCGCGGCCGCCGCCCGCGACCCGGAAGGCCCACGACACCCGGCCCTGTTTCGTGCCGAAACTCACCCGCACCGCCGCGCCCGCCGGCAGCGGAACGCGCGGCAGCAGCACCGCGCCGCCCTGCGCCGCGAGCACGTTCCGGCCCACCCGCGAGTCCGCGTCACTGACCCCCCGGTAGCGCCCGGCCGTGAGCAGGCACGCCGCGACCGCCCGGCCGTTCACCTTGATGGCCGCCCAGCGCGCCTCCCGGCCCGGGCCCAGCAGCAGCGCCACCGGCGCCCCCACCGGCGCGGCGTACCCGGGGCAGCCGGCCACCGGGTCCGGCCACTCGAACTGCGCGGCCTGCACGAACGGCGAGGTCAGGTTCGGTGCCGGGAAGCGCACCGGGTACCGGCCCGCGCCGCTCAGGCCGCGCCGGACATCCAGCACCACCGCCGACTGCACGCCGCCCGCCGCGTCGTGCGCCACGCCCAGCGCCACCGCCTTCAGGCGCGGGTCGATCAGCTGCGGGAGGTGAAAGGCGCCGGTCGCCCAGTACGCCATCGCCCGTGCCGACCCGGCGTCCGGGCGGGACGTCACGTAGTAATGCCCGGGCGCGCAGCGTTCCCCCAGCGCCGACCGGTGCGGGCTCTGCGGGTCCTGGCGGTGCTCGGCGCGGTCCGCGCGCACCAGGTAGGTGGCGTGCGCCGTGCACTCCGCCACCCAGTCCGTGCGCAGCCGGACCGTGGGCACCCCGGCGAGGCGCCGCACGGCGTTCACGCCCAGCGACTCCAGGGCCGGCCCGGCCGGGACCGGGCGTCCGGTCTGCGCCAGTCCCCCCAGCCCGGCCGCGCCCAGGGCGGTGCCCAGCACGGCCGCCGCAAGCCGCCGGCCCCTGCGGGGAGGGGCGGGAACCGCAGGGGGGCGGTGGGGTCCGGGCATGGTGCCGGTCATGCTAGGGCGCCCGGCCCGGCCGGCACATGACCCGGCCCTCTATGCTGCCTTCATGACCGCCGCGCCCGCTTTTCCGATGTTCGTGAGCGTTCCCGAGGCCACCGCGCACCTGCGCGCCCTGCTGCCCGACCCGGGCGTGGACCGCGTGCCGCTCTCCGGCGCGCTGGGCCGCACGCTGGCCGAGGCGCTGGCCGCGCGGGTCAGCCACCCCAGCGCCACCGAGAGCGCCCTGGACGGCATCGCCTGCCGGGAGGCCGACACGCTGACCGCCACCGCCGACCAGCCCGTGCCGCTCCGGGTGGTGGGCGAGAGCCGCGCCGGGCAGCCCTTCGCGGGCACGGTGGGGGAGGGCGAGTGCGTGCGCATCTACACCGGCGCGCCCCTGCCCCCCGGCACGGACGCCATCTGCCCGGTGGAACAGCTCACCGATCAGGGCCCGGACCACGTCCTGCTGCGCCGCCCGGCCCGGCCCGGCGACGTGCGCCCCGAAGGGCAGGACTTCCGCGCCGGGGACGTGGTGCTGCCCGAGGGCGTGCCGCTCACGCCCGCCCGGCTGGCACTGGCCGCCGCGCTGGGCCACGCGGAGGTCACCGTCCGCCGCCCGTACCGGGTGGCGCTGCTCTCCACCGGGGACGAGGTCGTGGCCCCTGGGCAGCCGCTGCGGCCCGGGCAGGTGTACGACAGCAACCGCGTGGGCCTGGGTGCCCTGCTGCGCGAGTGCGGCTGCGAGGTGCTGGACCTGGGGCACGCGCCGGACAGCGTGGACGCCCTGCACGCGGCGCTGGACGCGGCGGGCGGCGCGGACCTGCTGCTCACCAGTGGCGGCGTCAGCATGGGCCGCTACGACTTCATGCGCGATCTGCTGATCGAACGCGGCACCGTGACCTTCTGGAAGGTCCGCATGCGGCCCGGCGGCCCCGCCCTGCTGGGTCGCTGGGCGGGCCTGCCGGTGTTCGGGCTGCCGGGCAACCCGGTGAGCAGCCTGGTGGTGTTCGGGCTGATCGTGCGCCCCGCCCTGACCGGGCAGCCGCTGCGTCCCGTGCGCCTGCGGGCCGGCACGGAGTTCCGGGGCGTGCCGGACAAGACCGTGTACGCCCGCGGCGTGCTGCGCGGCGCGGAGGTGCACGCGTACCGGCAGCAGAGCAGCGGGGTGCTGCGGTCCCTCAGCGACTCGGACGTTCTGGTGATCGTGCCGGAAGGCGCGGAGGTGCCGGCCGGAGCGGACGTGGACGTGCTGCTGCTCTGACCGCCGGCGCTCTGGTGCCGGCCGCGAGCCGCGCCTCCCAGCCTTTCAGGACGCTCACGATCAGGAACGCCACGACCACCATCAGCGTCCAGGCCAGCCACTTGGACGCGCTCACCACCCGCCAGCCCGCGTGCTGGTCCGGGTACACCCAGGCGCCCAGGAACGTGGCGACGTTCTCCGCCAGGAACACGAACAGCCCGATCAAGGCGAACGCCAGCAGCAGCGGCAGCCGGACCGTGCGGTCCGCGACGCGGAACACCACCCAGGTCCGGCGGAAGGCCAGGATCAGGCCCGCCGTGACCGCCCAGCGCAGGTCCGGCCCGAAATGATGCCCGAAGAAATTCAGGTACGCGGCCGCCGCGAGCCCCACCTGCACCGGGACGGGCGGCGCCCCGGCCAGCCGCAGCCCGTGGCGTCTCCAGGCCTGCGCCATGTAGCTGCCCACGCCGGCGTACATGAACCCGGCGTACAGCGGCACGCCCAGCACCTTGCTGAGCGCCGCGTCCGGGTACGCCCAGCTGCCGTGCGCGACCTTGAACGCCTCCAGCGCGAACCCCAGCGCGTGAAAGGCCAGGATCACGCCCGCCTCCCGCCACGACTCGAACCGCACCGCGATCAGCACCAGCTGCGCCGCCACGCAGCCCACCAGCAGGAAGTCGTAGCGGGCCACGCCCCACTCGCCCAGCGGCAGCACCCGGGCCACGGCCAGCAGGCCCACCACCGTGAACGCGAACAGGCAGCTCAGCGCCTGCGTGCGGGCAAAGGAAAGCAGCAGGGAGAGCGGCCGGGGCATGCCCGCAGCATGCGGGGCGTCCCCTGGGGGCGGCGTCCCTCCAAAGTTGCGCCGCGTACGGTCCGGCGCCCCGGCGCGCGGCAGACTGCCCGGCATGCCCCGCCGCTCCCCCGCCCGGCCCGCCATGGGCGGAGGCCGCCCCCCGGCCGACCGTCCCACCAAGACCTGCCCGGTGTGCGGCCTGCCCTTCACGTGGCGGCGCAAGTGGGCGCGCGACTGGGCGCAGGTGCGCTACTGCTCGGACCGCTGCCGCGCCCGGCGCGCCCTGGCCCCCGGAGCGGACGCATGACCGCGCCCGCGTTCGGTCTGGTGTGCCTCACCGCCGGCCCGGAAATCCGCTTCCGGACCGTCACCCTCAGCCGCTACCGAGCACTCACGCCCGCCGAGCGGGAGGCGAAGCTGCGGGACCTGTACACCGACAACATCGCCCGGCTGCACGCCGCCGCCGGGTACTGCGCCGCGCGCGGCATCCGGCTGTACCGCATGAGTTCCAGCCTGTTCCCCATGCTGGACCTGAAGGGCGACGACACCGGCGAGGCCGTGCTCGGCTCCCTGGCGGCCGAGCTGCGCGCCGCCGGGGACGCCTTCCGCGCCGCCGGCATCCGCGTGCTGATGCACCCGGAGCAGTTCATCGTGCTGAACAGCGACCGCCCCGAGGTCCGCGAGAGCAGCCGGCACGCCCTGGCCTCGCACGCCCGGGTGATGGACGGCCTGGGCCTGGACCGCAGCGCCTGGAACCTGCTGCTGCTGCACGGCGGCAAGGGCGGCCGGGCGGCGGAACTGCAGGCCGTCATCCCGGACCTGCCGGACGCGGTGAGGTCGCGCCTGGGCCTGGAGAACGACGAGCGCGCCTACGGCCCCGCCGACCTGCTCCCGGTGTGCGAGGCGACCGGCACGCCCTTCGTGTTCGACGCGCACCACCACGTCGTCCGGGAGAAACTGCCCGACCAGGAACACCCCAGCGTCCGGGAGATCGTGCTGGCGGCCCGGCGCACCTGGACCCCGCCGGAGTGGCAGGTCGTGCACCTCAGCAACGGCATCGAGGGCCCCCAGGACCGCCGGCACAGCCGGCTGATCACACACCTGCCCAGCGCCTACGCGGACGTGCCCTGGATCGAGGTGGAGGCCAAGGGCAAGGAGGAGGCCGTCGCCGCCCTGATGACGGCCTCCCCCCGGTGAACCTCAGCCGCCCTTGCCGCTGAGCCGGTTCACCTCCGCGCGCTCCTCCGCGCTGAGCACCCACCCGGCCGCGGCCACGTTCGCGTCCACCTGCTCCGGTTTCGTCGCCCCAGCGATCACGCTGCTCGTGACCGGTTCGGCCAGCAGCCACGCGAACGCCAGGTCCAGCAGCGTCCGGTTTCTCGCTCCCGCGAACGCGCGCAGGGCCTCCACGACCCCCCAGTTCTCCTCGGTCAGGTACCGGTCCTGCGCGCCGGCGGAGCCCGTGATCCGGGCGCCTTCCGGCAGCGCCTCCCCGGCGCGGTACTTCCCGGTCAGCAGGCCGCTCGCCAGCGGAAAGTACGGCAGCAGGCCCAGCCCCAGGTCCCGCATGGCGGGAATCAGGTCCGTTTCTGCGCCGCGGACCAGCAGGCTGTACTCGTCCTGGCAGGACACGAAATGCGCCCAGCCCTTCTCGCGGGCCAGCGCGTCGGCGGCGCGCACGTCCGCGGCCGGCATGTTCGACACGCCGATATACCTCACCAGCCCCGCCTGGACGGCCTCGTTCAGCGCCTCCAGCGTCTCGGCGATGGGCGTCTCCGGGTCCGGCTGGTGCAGCTGGTACAGGTCCAGGTAATCGGTGCCCAGGCGGCTCAGGCTGGCTTCCAGCGCCGAGCGGACGTACTCGGGCCGCGCGCCCTTCAGCTCACCGGACTCGTCCATGCCCATGCTGTGCCCGAACTTGCTGGCCAGCACGATCCCGGCCCGCTCGGCGCCCAGCGCGCGGCCCAGCATGACCTCCGACCCGCCCCGGCCGCCGTAGATGTCGGCCGTGTCGAACAGCGTGATGCCGGCGTCCAGCGCGCGGCGCACCACCGCCGTCGTCTGCGCCTGATCCAGCCGCTGCCCGAAGTTGTTGCACCCCAGCCCCACCACCGACACCAGCGGGCCGCCCTGCCCCAGCGTTCGCATTTGCATGTCAGGCATCCTAGATCACGCGCAACCGCGTGGCGCGCCGCGCGGCTTACTCTGTCGGGATGCTGCCCGCCTCCCTGCTTCAGGCCGCCGCCGACACGTACGGCACGCCGCTGTACACCTACGACCTCGCCGAACTGGATGCCGCGCTGGGCCGCGTGCGCGCCGCATTCGGGGACGCCCGCGTGTACTACGCCATGAAAGCCAACCCGAACCTGACCCTGCTGCGCCACCTTCACGCCCGCGGCGTGGGCTTCGACTGCGTGAGTCTCGGCGAGGTCAGCCGCGCCGAGCACGTCGGGGCGCGCGGCGAGCACATCGTCATCAACGGTCCCGCCAAGAGCGCCGGCGAGTACGAGGCCGGCGCCCGCCTCGGCGCCACCTTCATCGTGGACCGCGAGGAGGAAGTCGCGCTGCTGCCCGCCGGCGCCCGCGCCCTGGTGCGCGTGAACCCCGCGCTGGACATCAGCACCCACGACCACCTCGCCACCGGCAGCACCGCCAGCAAGTTCGGCGTGACGCTGGAACAGGCCCCCCGCGTCCTCCAGGCCCTGCGGGACGCCGGGCACGTGGCCCTGGGCCTGCACGTGCACATCGGCAGCGCCATACGTGACGCGCAGGACTTCACCGCCGCGTACGCCCGCCTGGAAGCCCTGCGGCCCCACACCGGCCCACTGGCCGTGCTGGACGCCGGCGGCGGCTGGGGCCTCGGCGCGGACCTGCCCGGCATCGCCCGCGAGGCCCGCAAGGCCGCGGACGTGTTCGGCGCCGAACTGTGGGTGGAACCGGGCCGTTATCTGGTGGCGCTCTCCGGCACGCTGCTCACCCGCGTCATCGGCACGAAACGCACCGGCCGCAATTTCTGCCTGGTGGACGCCGGCATGACCGAACTGATCCGCCCCATGATGTACGGCGCCGAACACCCCGTCACGGCCCTCTGGGACCGCCCTGCCGGGGAAGGGGAGACCTGGGACGTCGCCGGGCCCGCCTGCGAGAGCGGCGACATCCTCGCCCGCAACCAGCCCCTCGCGGACCCGCAGCGCGGCGACCTGATCGCGGTGGGGGAGGCCGGCGCGTACGGTGCCTCCATGAGCAGCCCCTACCTGACCCGCTCCCGACCCGCTGAGGCGCTGTGGGACGGCCAGGCGTGGCAGCTGATCCGCCGCCGCGAGACCCCGCAGGACCTCTGGGCCGCGGAGGAGTGACCCCACCCGCCGGATTCCGGGCAGTGCCCGCCGCCCGCGTCCCGTACAGTGGCAGGCATGATGGCCGGCTCGAACGCTGAACTCTTGCAGCTGCTGTACTGGGGTGTGCGCATCCTGGCGGGCATCTGCTTCCTGCATGCCCTGATCACCCGCAAGGACCTGTACTGGATCCTGATCCTGGCGCTGGGTACCTTTTTCGGCGGGATTTTCAGCACGCTGGCCGCGCTGGTCTACACCTTCCAGGTGCTGATTCCCAGCCTGCGCGGCGGCGGCAAGGCGGCGGGCGCGGCCGTGGCGCGCGGCGTGGAGGCGATGAAGCCCCTGGACGTGCGCATCCGGGAAGCGCGGGAGCGGCTGGCGGAAAGTGACACATTGCAGAACCGCGCGGACGTGGCGGCCCTGCAGGCCCGCGCCGGCCGGCCGGAGGAGGCGCAGGAGACCCTGACGCCGCTGCTGAGCGGCATCTACCGCGACGACCCGGTGGTGCTGCTCACGGCCGCGGAACTGG from Deinococcus ficus includes:
- a CDS encoding DUF817 domain-containing protein, translated to MPRPLSLLLSFARTQALSCLFAFTVVGLLAVARVLPLGEWGVARYDFLLVGCVAAQLVLIAVRFESWREAGVILAFHALGFALEAFKVAHGSWAYPDAALSKVLGVPLYAGFMYAGVGSYMAQAWRRHGLRLAGAPPVPVQVGLAAAAYLNFFGHHFGPDLRWAVTAGLILAFRRTWVVFRVADRTVRLPLLLAFALIGLFVFLAENVATFLGAWVYPDQHAGWRVVSASKWLAWTLMVVVAFLIVSVLKGWEARLAAGTRAPAVRAAARPRPLRPAPPRLPARSPERPSR
- a CDS encoding HD domain-containing protein: MNTPATTLVPTPGSGLVGKVRRFLRSFRESDAHPDDTWARQFLTPAETLIYNGMDARDREHACRVTQHLLRDHPDVDQEVLAATLLHDCGKSVRTYYVFERVFVGLLPYRLTRLLPPRGALGIRANHPELGAKLLAHAGARPRVARLVARHHAPIGDPDAMLIHRYDDLE
- a CDS encoding CAP domain-containing protein, with product MLGTALGAAGLGGLAQTGRPVPAGPALESLGVNAVRRLAGVPTVRLRTDWVAECTAHATYLVRADRAEHRQDPQSPHRSALGERCAPGHYYVTSRPDAGSARAMAYWATGAFHLPQLIDPRLKAVALGVAHDAAGGVQSAVVLDVRRGLSGAGRYPVRFPAPNLTSPFVQAAQFEWPDPVAGCPGYAAPVGAPVALLLGPGREARWAAIKVNGRAVAACLLTAGRYRGVSDADSRVGRNVLAAQGGAVLLPRVPLPAGAAVRVSFGTKQGRVSWAFRVAGGGRD
- a CDS encoding DUF2256 domain-containing protein gives rise to the protein MPRRSPARPAMGGGRPPADRPTKTCPVCGLPFTWRRKWARDWAQVRYCSDRCRARRALAPGADA
- the lysA gene encoding diaminopimelate decarboxylase, giving the protein MLPASLLQAAADTYGTPLYTYDLAELDAALGRVRAAFGDARVYYAMKANPNLTLLRHLHARGVGFDCVSLGEVSRAEHVGARGEHIVINGPAKSAGEYEAGARLGATFIVDREEEVALLPAGARALVRVNPALDISTHDHLATGSTASKFGVTLEQAPRVLQALRDAGHVALGLHVHIGSAIRDAQDFTAAYARLEALRPHTGPLAVLDAGGGWGLGADLPGIAREARKAADVFGAELWVEPGRYLVALSGTLLTRVIGTKRTGRNFCLVDAGMTELIRPMMYGAEHPVTALWDRPAGEGETWDVAGPACESGDILARNQPLADPQRGDLIAVGEAGAYGASMSSPYLTRSRPAEALWDGQAWQLIRRRETPQDLWAAEE
- a CDS encoding ABC transporter ATP-binding protein; the protein is MTRPIPDPTPASGAAASLDLDGVTFRFHGRAAPAGALPAAGVGPLDLHVTPGEFLCIVGPSGSGKSTLLNLLSGFLTPQRGEIRVGGVPLRGPHRQLTLVQQEPALFPWLTVAGNVAFGLRGLRRPERDARVQEALGLVGLDGYGARRVHELSGGQRQRVSLARALAVRPGLLLLDEPFSALDVQTRAALGRELRGIWERQRITVVFVTHHLDEALSLGERVVALRDGQVSLDEASAGLSRAALDAVFGVGPAGAPGPARTAAHAH
- the trxB gene encoding thioredoxin-disulfide reductase, with translation MSEAPTYDVVIIGGGPAGLTAAIYTGRASLSTLILEKGLPGGQIAQTEEVENYPGFPDPIPGMELAQRMQQQAEKFGAKIEMEEVQAITRTDTDLHHPFTVQGYGGEYRAKAVILATGANPKTLGVPGEEHFWGKGVSTCATCDGFFYRGKKVVVVGGGDAAVEEGLFLTKFADEVTLIHRRDTLRANKVAQARAFANPKMKFIWDTAVEEIQGQDSVTGVKLRNLKTGEESVMPTDGVFIFIGHVPNTGFVKDLVTLRDDGYVDVRDEIYTNVPMLFAAGDVSDYVYRQLATSVGAGTRAAMSVERQLAALEVEAEPQPA
- the glp gene encoding gephyrin-like molybdotransferase Glp, which produces MTAAPAFPMFVSVPEATAHLRALLPDPGVDRVPLSGALGRTLAEALAARVSHPSATESALDGIACREADTLTATADQPVPLRVVGESRAGQPFAGTVGEGECVRIYTGAPLPPGTDAICPVEQLTDQGPDHVLLRRPARPGDVRPEGQDFRAGDVVLPEGVPLTPARLALAAALGHAEVTVRRPYRVALLSTGDEVVAPGQPLRPGQVYDSNRVGLGALLRECGCEVLDLGHAPDSVDALHAALDAAGGADLLLTSGGVSMGRYDFMRDLLIERGTVTFWKVRMRPGGPALLGRWAGLPVFGLPGNPVSSLVVFGLIVRPALTGQPLRPVRLRAGTEFRGVPDKTVYARGVLRGAEVHAYRQQSSGVLRSLSDSDVLVIVPEGAEVPAGADVDVLLL
- a CDS encoding aldo/keto reductase, translating into MQMRTLGQGGPLVSVVGLGCNNFGQRLDQAQTTAVVRRALDAGITLFDTADIYGGRGGSEVMLGRALGAERAGIVLASKFGHSMGMDESGELKGARPEYVRSALEASLSRLGTDYLDLYQLHQPDPETPIAETLEALNEAVQAGLVRYIGVSNMPAADVRAADALAREKGWAHFVSCQDEYSLLVRGAETDLIPAMRDLGLGLLPYFPLASGLLTGKYRAGEALPEGARITGSAGAQDRYLTEENWGVVEALRAFAGARNRTLLDLAFAWLLAEPVTSSVIAGATKPEQVDANVAAAGWVLSAEERAEVNRLSGKGG
- a CDS encoding FKBP-type peptidyl-prolyl cis-trans isomerase — protein: MNITQDKVAEIEYKLTVNGEVIDQNEPGEPLTYLHGHSNIIPGLERALEGKTVGDALQVTVQPEDGYGERDESNTDELDRADFDDEIEVGATYYAQSEDGSVIPFTVTAMNGEKVMVDFNPPLAGEVLHFDVKVVTVRDATEEELEHGHAHTPEMHDH
- the uvsE gene encoding UV DNA damage repair endonuclease UvsE, yielding MTAPAFGLVCLTAGPEIRFRTVTLSRYRALTPAEREAKLRDLYTDNIARLHAAAGYCAARGIRLYRMSSSLFPMLDLKGDDTGEAVLGSLAAELRAAGDAFRAAGIRVLMHPEQFIVLNSDRPEVRESSRHALASHARVMDGLGLDRSAWNLLLLHGGKGGRAAELQAVIPDLPDAVRSRLGLENDERAYGPADLLPVCEATGTPFVFDAHHHVVREKLPDQEHPSVREIVLAARRTWTPPEWQVVHLSNGIEGPQDRRHSRLITHLPSAYADVPWIEVEAKGKEEAVAALMTASPR